The following are from one region of the Escherichia sp. E4742 genome:
- a CDS encoding Tat (twin-arginine translocation) pathway signal sequence, with product MSEQQEMMTPVPADKPTTRRRSLLRGVAVGSLTLLVMVTGVALYLTGRGMLAMDTRLATLEQQQGERLTPASLAPLQSRLSELETKLQAESARLAQLARQPVLTEVQQTLLKEVPASLEQIQAAQKALSLRLDTLAALAEKPQPRAVQSESPSASGTGKKDVSGTKDPSPVVQKIARPLTARSGTSHTFRQAPFVLTGTERRGAQSYAAVAPRGYTRLSQVALLGEGESVAGWTLIHAGHEQATFRVNGRQVQVRVE from the coding sequence ATGAGCGAACAACAGGAGATGATGACACCCGTCCCTGCAGATAAACCCACAACGCGCCGGCGTTCACTTCTGCGGGGCGTGGCAGTCGGTTCCCTGACTTTGCTGGTTATGGTGACGGGCGTGGCTCTGTATCTGACGGGACGCGGCATGCTGGCGATGGATACCCGTCTGGCAACCCTGGAACAACAGCAGGGGGAGCGTCTGACACCGGCGTCGCTGGCCCCGTTGCAGTCACGCCTGAGTGAACTGGAGACGAAGCTGCAGGCGGAGAGTGCGCGTCTGGCGCAGCTGGCCCGGCAGCCCGTTCTGACCGAGGTTCAGCAGACGCTGCTTAAGGAAGTGCCGGCGTCCCTTGAGCAGATTCAGGCAGCACAGAAAGCCCTTTCCCTGCGGCTGGACACACTGGCGGCACTGGCAGAGAAGCCACAGCCCCGGGCTGTTCAGTCCGAATCCCCCTCTGCTTCCGGCACCGGGAAAAAGGACGTGTCCGGAACGAAAGACCCCTCTCCGGTGGTACAGAAAATCGCCCGCCCTCTGACTGCACGTTCAGGTACGTCGCACACTTTCCGTCAGGCACCGTTTGTGCTGACCGGCACCGAGCGCCGGGGGGCGCAGTCATATGCGGCGGTGGCACCCCGGGGATATACCCGTCTGTCGCAGGTGGCACTGCTCGGGGAAGGTGAGAGTGTGGCCGGCTGGACACTGATTCATGCCGGTCACGAACAGGCGACGTTCCGGGTGAACGGACGTCAGGTACAGGTCAGGGTGGAGTGA
- a CDS encoding Rpn family recombination-promoting nuclease/putative transposase: MSEKNHTTPTPHDAAFRAMMETPSVARDFLEAALPPAQLQRCDMNTLKLEPATFVDPDLRQYASDVLWSMKTTDGRDGYIYALTEHQSSADRFMALRMMHYVLAIMYRHLKTHKQAPIVIPVLFYHGEPSPYPYSLNWLDCLDDPALGRELYGEGKPPRVIDVGLLDDEGIRCYQQMAALMLLMKVRQRKGDLMAQLDFLSQLLQIQGTHDQVVVLLNYMVKACDSASPEFIRAMAEHLPRYEDDIMTIAERLELAGIEKGIEKGRQEEREKALEKTLEAARRMQKMGMSPESIQEILQLSDDELQKALG; this comes from the coding sequence CCCTTCGGTTGCAAGGGATTTTCTTGAAGCTGCGTTGCCGCCGGCACAGTTACAGCGGTGCGATATGAACACCCTGAAGCTGGAGCCGGCCACGTTTGTGGATCCGGATTTGCGCCAGTATGCCAGTGACGTTCTGTGGAGCATGAAAACCACCGACGGGCGTGATGGTTACATCTACGCGCTGACGGAACATCAGAGCTCTGCGGATCGTTTTATGGCCCTGCGCATGATGCATTATGTGCTGGCGATAATGTATCGTCACCTGAAAACGCATAAGCAGGCCCCCATTGTGATCCCGGTGCTTTTTTATCACGGTGAACCCAGTCCGTATCCGTACAGCCTGAACTGGCTGGACTGTCTGGACGATCCGGCGCTTGGTCGGGAGCTTTACGGCGAAGGAAAGCCGCCCCGCGTTATTGATGTGGGTCTTCTTGATGATGAGGGTATCCGCTGCTATCAGCAGATGGCCGCCCTGATGCTTCTGATGAAGGTCCGTCAGCGGAAGGGCGATCTGATGGCGCAGCTTGACTTTCTGTCACAGTTGCTTCAGATACAGGGAACACACGATCAGGTGGTGGTTCTGTTAAACTATATGGTGAAGGCGTGCGATTCGGCTTCACCGGAATTTATACGGGCGATGGCAGAACATCTGCCCCGGTATGAGGATGATATTATGACTATCGCTGAACGACTTGAACTGGCGGGCATCGAAAAAGGTATCGAGAAAGGCCGTCAGGAAGAGAGAGAAAAGGCGCTTGAGAAGACGCTTGAGGCTGCCCGTCGGATGCAGAAGATGGGGATGTCGCCTGAGAGTATTCAGGAGATCCTGCAGCTTTCTGATGACGAGCTGCAGAAAGCGCTCGGTTAA
- the pilL2 gene encoding PFGI-1 class ICE element type IV pilus protein PilL2, with protein sequence MQPGILFSLVTLALLAGCNSPQKLQQRAPAMPVPSVSVSRNVQPVSQDIYAQPAPEVVRYDRYLLVSTAPQAAQRDPLSQVIDIRIPASLKPTVADAMRYALKQSGYTLCATGPANGVLYRQPLPAVQYQQGPVRLRTALQVMAGPAWQLEVDDVQRVVCHSLRAGYQLPAGQLAPVPASPAITAPVAQPARGGFLKK encoded by the coding sequence ATGCAACCCGGGATCTTATTTTCCCTGGTTACCCTGGCCCTGCTGGCCGGGTGTAACAGTCCACAAAAACTTCAGCAACGTGCGCCGGCCATGCCGGTACCTTCCGTCAGCGTTTCCCGCAATGTGCAGCCGGTGTCACAGGATATTTATGCGCAGCCGGCACCGGAGGTGGTGCGTTACGACCGTTACCTGCTGGTCAGCACGGCACCACAGGCAGCGCAGCGTGACCCGCTTTCCCAGGTGATTGATATCCGTATTCCGGCGTCGTTAAAGCCCACCGTGGCCGATGCCATGCGTTATGCCCTGAAACAGTCCGGTTACACGCTGTGTGCCACCGGGCCGGCTAATGGTGTGCTGTACCGCCAGCCCCTGCCCGCCGTGCAGTATCAGCAGGGACCGGTGCGACTGCGTACAGCCCTGCAGGTGATGGCGGGACCGGCCTGGCAACTGGAGGTGGATGACGTTCAGCGTGTGGTCTGCCACAGCCTGCGGGCGGGGTATCAGTTACCGGCAGGCCAGCTGGCACCGGTGCCGGCTTCTCCGGCAATCACGGCCCCGGTGGCGCAACCGGCTAGGGGAGGCTTCCTGAAAAAATGA